A window of the Oscillospiraceae bacterium NTUH-002-81 genome harbors these coding sequences:
- a CDS encoding NAD-dependent protein deacetylase, SIR2 family, whose product MRVGNQAVLQELAERIDQADAVVIGGGSGLSSAAGYDHYHWSPALSEALAPFRKQYGFTSPLAGFYHCFSSYGEQWGYYSQYIRFLWEAPTGQPYLDLQALIADKPAFVLTTNVDQQFFRVFPQKQICAFQGDFSYCQCSQPCRDDIWENRELVKELTGCLAGVRLPEEAVPRCPDCGRVLVPWVRDDTFLEGTFWQDSLHRYHAFLRRWLLEQTGKNILLLELGVGEMTPSIIKLPFWELTAKNENVFYACLNQEAAHRPEHLRGRSLYLQGDLSETLAVLRQERSIAATIK is encoded by the coding sequence ATGAGGGTTGGAAACCAAGCGGTGCTTCAGGAACTTGCCGAGCGTATTGATCAAGCAGATGCTGTTGTGATCGGAGGCGGCTCCGGCCTGTCAAGCGCGGCTGGATACGACCACTACCATTGGTCCCCGGCACTTTCGGAGGCATTGGCTCCCTTTCGCAAACAGTATGGCTTTACCTCTCCGCTGGCTGGATTCTACCATTGCTTTTCCAGCTATGGAGAGCAGTGGGGATATTACAGTCAATATATCCGCTTCCTGTGGGAAGCCCCTACTGGGCAGCCCTATCTGGACCTGCAAGCGCTTATTGCGGACAAACCTGCTTTTGTTCTGACCACCAATGTGGATCAGCAGTTTTTTCGGGTATTTCCCCAGAAACAAATTTGCGCCTTTCAGGGAGACTTTAGTTACTGCCAATGCAGTCAGCCCTGCCGGGATGATATTTGGGAAAACCGAGAGCTGGTGAAGGAGCTGACTGGTTGCTTGGCAGGTGTTCGCCTGCCGGAGGAGGCTGTTCCTCGTTGCCCGGATTGCGGGCGGGTGCTGGTGCCCTGGGTACGAGATGATACCTTTCTGGAGGGAACCTTCTGGCAGGATAGTCTGCACCGCTACCATGCTTTCCTCCGGCGCTGGCTGCTAGAGCAGACGGGAAAGAATATTCTGCTGTTGGAACTTGGTGTGGGTGAGATGACACCTAGTATCATCAAACTACCCTTCTGGGAACTTACTGCCAAAAACGAAAACGTCTTTTATGCATGTCTTAATCAAGAGGCAGCTCATAGGCCAGAGCATCTGAGGGGACGCAGCCTGTATCTGCAAGGAGATTTGTCGGAAACTCTAGCCGTCCTCCGGCAGGAGCGATCCATCGCAGCAACCATAAAATAG
- a CDS encoding NAD-dependent protein deacetylase, SIR2 family — protein sequence MIDWNPIAEKFREADAILIGASNGLSITEGLHLFADNAAFERLFGDFKRKYGLGCILQGMMAGWPSEEEKWAFWARLVHHYCGQYQPTPVMNDLKAIVGEKDYFVVTSNGEGHFELCGFDPTKIYEIEGNWFTMQCARPCHDTLYSSLEVAEKLSAAEQGAHVPTELVPRCPKCGGPMDIHMGAGQRMIPDTSAQARFQNFLKTYHGKKLVVLELGIGWRNQLIKAPMMRLVAGEPNATYVTINLGEIYIADNIKEKSFGLDGRLDELLPALREACGA from the coding sequence ATGATTGATTGGAACCCTATTGCGGAAAAATTCAGAGAAGCGGACGCTATCCTGATCGGGGCCAGTAACGGCCTGTCCATCACCGAAGGACTGCATTTGTTTGCGGACAATGCGGCCTTTGAAAGACTGTTTGGGGATTTTAAACGGAAGTACGGCCTTGGGTGCATTTTGCAGGGCATGATGGCCGGATGGCCCAGCGAGGAGGAAAAATGGGCCTTCTGGGCCCGGCTCGTCCATCATTACTGTGGGCAGTACCAGCCTACGCCGGTGATGAACGATTTGAAGGCCATTGTGGGAGAGAAAGATTACTTTGTCGTCACGTCAAACGGAGAAGGTCACTTTGAACTGTGTGGCTTCGATCCGACGAAAATCTATGAGATCGAGGGCAACTGGTTTACGATGCAGTGTGCCCGCCCCTGCCACGACACCCTCTATTCAAGTTTAGAGGTGGCCGAAAAATTATCGGCTGCTGAACAGGGCGCCCATGTGCCCACAGAGTTGGTGCCGCGTTGTCCCAAGTGCGGAGGTCCCATGGACATCCACATGGGCGCGGGACAGAGAATGATTCCGGATACCTCTGCCCAGGCACGGTTCCAAAACTTTCTGAAAACCTACCACGGAAAGAAACTGGTGGTTCTGGAGCTGGGCATTGGCTGGCGCAATCAGCTGATCAAGGCTCCGATGATGCGCCTGGTGGCCGGTGAGCCAAACGCCACTTATGTGACCATCAATCTGGGGGAGATCTACATTGCGGACAATATCAAAGAGAAGTCCTTCGGACTGGACGGGCGGCTGGATGAGCTGCTGCCTGCGCTCCGGGAGGCGTGCGGGGCATGA
- a CDS encoding putative DNA binding domain-containing protein: MLTFDNQNIEFKQEYVPDIRKEVMGFANADGGTVYVGIRKDGVVLGVSDPDGVMLQIVNSLKDSLAPDIMPFVSVTTIELEEKTVIEIDVTTGTNRPYYLREKGLKPSGVYVRKGSSTQPMTEEGIREMILQNSGRSFEQCRSMNQELTFHTLQTEIQRRSIEIGASQMRTLKLIGEDGLYTNLALLLSDQCETTTKVALFQGKDKELFRDRKEFKGSILKQLEDVYQFIDLVNKTKATFTGLDRTDRRDYPEDAIRESLLNSMVHRDYSFSGSNLINVYEDRIEFVSLGGLVSGLELESIFLGVSQSRNPNLAAVFYRMRLIESYGTGIGKIERAYKTCPSQPEFETAKGVFRVTLPNRNEQPEMDVRVSDKADKDVSLNEQKSLILQYARGNGSVTRKEVEDLISAGTTKAFRLLKELCEDGKLEQKGSGKLSTYVAK; the protein is encoded by the coding sequence ATGCTAACATTCGACAACCAAAATATCGAATTCAAACAAGAATACGTCCCTGACATCCGCAAAGAGGTGATGGGATTTGCAAATGCAGATGGCGGTACCGTTTATGTCGGTATCCGTAAAGATGGAGTGGTTCTGGGTGTTTCTGATCCAGATGGTGTGATGCTTCAAATCGTGAATTCTTTAAAGGACTCCCTGGCACCGGACATCATGCCGTTTGTCAGTGTCACTACGATTGAATTAGAAGAAAAAACAGTCATCGAAATTGATGTAACAACCGGAACAAATCGGCCGTACTATCTACGTGAAAAAGGGTTAAAGCCGAGTGGCGTTTATGTAAGAAAAGGAAGCTCTACACAGCCAATGACCGAAGAAGGCATTCGAGAGATGATTCTTCAAAACAGCGGCAGATCCTTTGAACAGTGTAGAAGTATGAATCAAGAACTGACTTTTCACACCCTCCAAACCGAGATACAGAGAAGATCCATCGAAATCGGAGCATCCCAAATGCGGACACTCAAACTGATTGGTGAGGATGGTTTGTATACGAATCTTGCATTGCTGCTATCAGACCAGTGCGAAACCACAACAAAAGTCGCGCTATTTCAAGGGAAGGATAAGGAGCTATTCCGTGACAGAAAGGAATTTAAGGGCTCCATTTTGAAGCAACTTGAAGATGTCTATCAATTTATAGATTTGGTCAATAAAACAAAAGCCACCTTTACCGGTCTGGATCGAACCGACAGAAGAGATTATCCAGAGGATGCAATCAGAGAATCTTTATTGAACAGCATGGTTCACCGTGATTACTCCTTCAGCGGAAGCAATCTGATCAATGTCTATGAGGATAGAATCGAATTTGTCTCTCTTGGAGGTCTTGTATCCGGTCTGGAACTGGAATCCATTTTCTTAGGTGTTTCACAATCGAGAAATCCGAACCTTGCGGCTGTTTTCTACCGAATGAGATTGATTGAAAGTTATGGCACAGGAATTGGAAAAATTGAACGTGCATATAAGACTTGCCCATCCCAACCAGAGTTTGAAACGGCAAAAGGTGTTTTCCGCGTAACACTTCCCAATAGGAATGAGCAGCCGGAAATGGATGTCCGGGTATCTGATAAAGCGGACAAAGATGTATCACTAAATGAACAGAAGTCACTCATTCTTCAATATGCACGGGGAAACGGCAGTGTTACAAGAAAAGAAGTCGAGGATTTGATTAGCGCAGGAACAACAAAGGCTTTCCGGTTGCTTAAAGAACTTTGCGAAGATGGCAAACTTGAGCAAAAAGGAAGCGGCAAGTTGAGCACCTATGTTGCCAAATAA
- a CDS encoding Rrf2 family transcriptional regulator, translated as MKYSTRLSDAVHILAFIALYPDCDLTSNKLAESIQTNPAYVRQLMSALRKGGLLVSVKGHPRPALAREPEKITLLDAYRAVEGNKPLLHQDIHTNPACGVGVNIQLVLRDFYLDIQKTAEQRMQEITLKDVLEQYHKKLEGMLLQRSFKP; from the coding sequence ATGAAATATTCTACCCGCCTTAGCGATGCTGTTCATATTCTGGCTTTTATCGCTCTGTACCCAGACTGCGACCTGACCAGTAACAAGCTGGCAGAGAGCATTCAGACGAATCCTGCCTATGTACGCCAGCTCATGTCCGCCCTGCGGAAGGGAGGACTGCTGGTCAGCGTGAAGGGACATCCCCGACCTGCTCTGGCTCGTGAGCCGGAGAAAATCACTCTGCTGGATGCCTATCGGGCAGTAGAGGGCAACAAGCCCCTGCTCCATCAGGACATCCACACCAATCCTGCCTGTGGCGTGGGTGTAAATATCCAACTGGTGCTGCGGGATTTTTACTTGGACATTCAAAAAACAGCGGAACAAAGAATGCAAGAAATCACGCTGAAAGATGTGCTGGAACAATATCACAAGAAATTAGAAGGGATGCTCTTGCAGCGTTCTTTCAAACCGTAG
- a CDS encoding TetR/AcrR family transcriptional regulator — MAEGTKERILRIALELFAQNGYLGTSMNDIAGQLGFTKAALYKHYAGKQEILDKIVERMNKMDYERAEAYEMPEMEPDGFAEAYLHTPIQKIRTYSLAQFDHWTKESFSSNFRKMLTLEQYRDPKLAQLHHDYLAGGPLEYMAAIFRKLADSDEDAMQLALEFYGPMYLLYSVYDGAEEKESFSSLLATHIDHFIAKVEAGYRKKERTT, encoded by the coding sequence ATGGCAGAGGGTACAAAGGAACGGATTTTGAGAATCGCGCTGGAACTGTTTGCGCAGAACGGCTATCTGGGGACATCTATGAATGATATTGCAGGGCAGTTGGGATTTACGAAAGCCGCCTTATATAAGCACTATGCCGGCAAACAGGAAATCTTAGATAAGATCGTGGAGCGGATGAACAAGATGGACTATGAGCGCGCTGAGGCGTATGAAATGCCGGAAATGGAACCGGACGGCTTTGCGGAAGCATATCTGCATACGCCAATTCAAAAAATTCGCACATACAGCCTTGCCCAGTTTGACCATTGGACAAAGGAATCGTTTTCTTCTAATTTCCGTAAAATGCTGACGCTGGAGCAGTATCGTGATCCCAAGCTTGCACAGCTCCATCACGATTATCTGGCGGGCGGCCCTTTGGAGTACATGGCGGCCATCTTCCGCAAGCTGGCAGATTCTGATGAGGACGCTATGCAGTTGGCGCTGGAGTTCTATGGGCCGATGTATCTTTTATACAGTGTCTATGACGGTGCAGAGGAAAAAGAATCGTTTTCTTCTTTGCTGGCGACACATATTGATCACTTTATTGCCAAGGTTGAGGCTGGTTACAGAAAGAAGGAAAGAACAACATGA
- a CDS encoding radical SAM mobile pair protein B: MAEVKESSILIQDVETKNIMTKSALPVGGYSVNPYVGCTHGCKYCYASFMKRFTGHTEPWGTFLDVKHWPAIKNPQKYKGQRVVIGSVTDGYLPQEAQFQNTRKLLEQLRGSEAEILICTKSDLVIRDIDLLKKLGKVTVSWSINTLDEGFKNDMDDAVSIKRRLDAMKQIYDAGIRTVCFIAPVFPGITDFEAIFHQVRNQCDLIWLENLNLRGGFKKDIMDYIRKKYPDLVPLYDAIYNKGDRSYFRGLEDQAERLAKENNCPFVDNELPYGRAEPGHPVIVDYFYHEEVRGSENSGRRNPQK, from the coding sequence ATGGCGGAAGTAAAAGAGAGCAGCATTCTGATTCAAGATGTAGAAACCAAAAATATTATGACAAAATCCGCCCTGCCGGTGGGAGGCTATTCCGTCAATCCTTATGTGGGCTGTACCCATGGCTGCAAATACTGCTACGCCTCGTTTATGAAGCGATTTACCGGGCACACCGAACCGTGGGGGACATTCCTGGATGTGAAACATTGGCCGGCAATCAAAAATCCGCAAAAATACAAAGGGCAGCGCGTAGTCATCGGTTCAGTGACCGATGGCTATCTGCCCCAGGAGGCTCAGTTTCAGAACACCCGTAAGCTTCTTGAACAGCTCCGGGGCAGTGAGGCAGAAATTCTCATCTGTACCAAGTCAGACTTGGTAATCCGTGACATTGACCTTCTGAAAAAATTGGGAAAGGTCACGGTCTCCTGGTCGATCAATACATTGGACGAAGGCTTTAAAAATGATATGGACGATGCCGTCAGCATCAAGCGACGGCTGGATGCCATGAAGCAGATCTATGATGCGGGCATTCGCACCGTCTGCTTTATTGCCCCTGTCTTTCCGGGCATCACGGATTTTGAGGCTATCTTCCATCAGGTCAGAAATCAATGCGACCTGATATGGTTGGAAAATCTAAATCTGCGAGGCGGATTCAAAAAAGACATCATGGACTATATTCGTAAAAAATATCCTGACTTGGTTCCGCTGTACGACGCTATCTACAACAAGGGAGACAGAAGCTACTTTCGTGGTTTGGAGGATCAAGCGGAACGGCTGGCGAAAGAAAACAACTGTCCCTTCGTGGACAACGAGCTGCCCTACGGCCGGGCAGAGCCTGGGCACCCGGTCATTGTGGATTACTTTTACCATGAGGAAGTGCGTGGCTCGGAAAACAGCGGGCGACGCAACCCCCAAAAATAA
- a CDS encoding metalloregulator ArsR/SmtB family transcription factor codes for MSQEIRRDALAAFFQTVADIFKQLGDGSRIRILGLLCHCEECVINLSAMVDMSGPAVSHHLKQLKSAGLIVSRRDGKEVYYKAADTEQARNFHHMIESLVKIACPSQVEKQKGTP; via the coding sequence ATATCACAAGAAATTAGAAGGGATGCTCTTGCAGCGTTCTTTCAAACCGTAGCTGATATTTTCAAGCAGCTGGGGGATGGCAGCCGTATTCGCATTTTGGGGTTGCTTTGCCACTGTGAGGAATGTGTTATCAATCTTTCAGCCATGGTAGATATGAGCGGTCCTGCAGTTTCTCACCATCTCAAGCAGTTGAAATCAGCAGGTCTGATCGTTAGCCGCCGGGACGGAAAAGAGGTCTATTATAAAGCGGCTGATACCGAGCAGGCCCGAAATTTTCATCACATGATTGAGTCGCTTGTAAAAATCGCCTGTCCGTCGCAAGTAGAAAAACAAAAAGGAACGCCATGA
- a CDS encoding NAD-dependent protein deacetylase, which yields MNFYDDLVMQTQMNYSRHYPIYASGSTPYQLTDKKPLPYSEQIHCLVQEVKEADCVVVGGASGLSAAGGGDFYYEDNDSYRKYFRPFAEKYHFKGAFAGMMHPWKTREEYWGYLATFLHTTQTAPVRHSYLDLDALLKGKDFFILTTNQDTQFVKLYPEEKVAEIQGDHRFFQCAACCTDDTWDAVKPVADMVAAMGDGTKIPTDLIPRCPHCGGEAFPWVRGYGNFLQGKKYEEQYEKNFSLRTGTQRQQNSVPGVGRWPNDSHVYPRTFLEPDP from the coding sequence ATGAACTTCTATGATGATTTGGTCATGCAGACCCAGATGAATTATTCCAGGCACTATCCTATCTATGCTTCCGGCAGTACGCCTTATCAGCTAACTGACAAAAAGCCGCTGCCGTATAGCGAACAGATCCATTGTTTGGTACAGGAGGTAAAGGAAGCTGACTGTGTGGTAGTGGGCGGGGCCTCCGGCCTGTCCGCTGCCGGTGGCGGAGATTTCTACTACGAGGACAACGACTCCTACCGCAAATATTTCCGCCCTTTTGCCGAGAAGTACCACTTCAAAGGTGCTTTTGCAGGGATGATGCACCCCTGGAAGACAAGGGAAGAGTATTGGGGGTATCTTGCAACCTTCCTTCACACCACCCAGACCGCACCTGTGCGTCATTCCTATTTGGATTTAGACGCTTTGCTGAAAGGCAAGGACTTCTTCATCCTCACCACGAACCAGGATACCCAGTTTGTCAAACTCTACCCGGAGGAGAAGGTGGCAGAGATCCAGGGGGATCACCGTTTCTTCCAGTGTGCCGCCTGTTGTACCGATGACACTTGGGATGCTGTAAAGCCGGTGGCTGATATGGTAGCCGCTATGGGGGATGGCACGAAGATTCCTACGGATCTCATTCCCCGGTGCCCTCACTGCGGCGGTGAGGCATTCCCCTGGGTGCGAGGATATGGGAATTTCCTGCAAGGAAAGAAATATGAAGAACAGTACGAAAAAAATTTCTCGCTACGTACTGGAACACAAAGACAGCAAAATTCTGTTCCTGGAGTTGGGCGTTGGCCGAATGACTCCCATGTTTATCCAAGAACCTTTCTGGAACCTGACCCTTAG